The Candidatus Saccharimonadales bacterium nucleotide sequence GTTAGCAGTAAAAAATCTTACAAAGACATTTCAAGCCGGCCATGGCGAAGTCCGTGCGCTCCAGGACGTTACCTTCAAGGTTGAGACAGGCGAGTTCGCTTCTATCATCGGCAAGAGTGGAAGTGGTAAATCGACGCTCTTAAGCCTCTTGGGTGCGCTCGATACACCGACGGACGGTGAGATTCATGTTGATGATACCGACATCGCGAAATTATCACAAAAGAAACAGACGGATTATCGCGCACGAAAGATCGGCTTCGTTTTTCAGCACTACAATCTCATTCCAAATCTTTCGGCGCTAGAAAACGTTATGCTCGCGCTAGAGTTTGGCGGCGTAACGCCCATGCATGTGCGCCGAGAGCGTGCCTCGGAATTGCTGAACGAGGTTGGCATTACCGACGATCAGCAACTGCGTAAGCCTGCCAAGTTGAGTGGTGGTCAGCAGCAGCGAGTTTCGATCGCACGGGCACTCGCCAACAAACCGGCGATCATTCTTGCTGACGAGCCAACGGGTAATCTAGATACTGAAACAGGCAAGAAGATCTTTGATTTGCTTCATACTTTGTCTCGAAGCGAAAATACGACCATCATCGCCGTGACACACGATCTAGAAATTGCCGGCAAAACAGACCACACATTCACATTAAAAGATGGTAAGTTGAGTATAAAAGCAAAGTAACGTAGTAGCTTATACAATACCGCGCACTTTTTCAGAATTAATTCAGTTTTCTATTTCATAATCTGTAAACGTAGGAGGGGAACATATAAAATTCCGACTACAAAAAGAAAAGGAGGACTAAAATGAGCTCTCAAACAACTGTTTATTTAAGCAAAAGAGGCATGAAGGAACTGAAAAAGGAGGTCTCCCGGCTTGAACGCGACCGCCAAGAGGCAATCGTAACACTTCGCGAACTCGAACGCATCGATAATCACGAGGAGCGTTTAAAACGAAGTGAACGTCTTGCCCAGCTTGAAATTTTGGAAAGCGAATTATCAGACAAAAAACGGACACTGGAGAGTGCTAAGCAGCTTCCGCGCAAGCGAGATGCCCTGAAAGTCGCCATCGGGAGCGTCGTCGACCTTCTCGACACGAACGGCCGGATTATCCGCTATACGATCGTTGAAAGTATCGAGGCCAACCCAAGCGATGGACGCATCTCTACCAAAAGCCCGCTCGGAAGAAGCCTACTTGGTAAACAGATGCAGGAGTTCGTTGAATGGTCGGTCGGTCCACGCACCAACCGTCTTCAGCTCATCGCCATAACGTAAAAAGACCCACCTCACACACGTAATACCAGAGCAGCCAAAGCTCTGGTATTTACGTTTAGCGTACTTTTGCATCTGTTATAATTAATGCTAATGCTTTACTACACAAAAACTGTAAAACAAATCCTCAAAGAATTTGATACCTCTGAAGTGGGTCTCGCGAATAGTGACGCTGCTGAACGGCTCTCTAAATATGGTCGTAACGCAATCAGGGTCCGCGGCGAACCGCTTTGGCGCAAACTCATCGAACCGTTTGCCAATGTGTTTATGGCGGTCCTCTTCATCGCTGTGATCATCAGTATTTACCACCACGCTATTTTGGATGCGCTGATTATTAGCATTATCATGCTCGCCAGCGCGACAATTTACTATATTCAACGATTCTCAACTGAACGCATTCTTCGCTCTCTTCAAAAGCACAATACTCAAATGGTTGATATTTTTCGCGACGGGAAAGTGGTACGGCTCGACTCTGAACAGCTTGTCCCAGGCGATATTTTCACCCTTAACGAAGGAGAGAAGGTACCTGCTGATGCACGAGTTCTAGTCAGTCAATCGCTTCGGGTGGATGAATCTCAACTTACAGGAGAATCGGTGCCTATCAGCAAACAAACCGATGCATTATCGGGAGAAAAAGAGGTTTATGAGCGAAGTAATATGCTCTTTCAGGGCTCTTTTGTTGTGGCTGGGGAAGTGCGTGCCATCGTGGTGGCAACGGGCAATGACACTGAATTTGGCCAGCTTGCTGCGCTTACTACCAATGTCTCTACACAAAGCCCTGTTCAGAAAAAAATTGACAAACTCATTTCGCAGATAATTGCTGTCGTAGGGGCAATCGCCCTTGTTGCCTTCGGGCTTGCCGTGAGCAGAGGGATGGATATCACAGAGAGCTTTCGCTTTGTCCTTGCGCTATCGGTAAGTGCAGTCCCGGAAAGCCTTCCTGTTGCTATATCGGTCGTTCTCGTATTAGGCATGCGCCGCATGGCAGCTAAAAAAGCTCTCATTACCGCAATGCGCTCTATTGAAACGATCGGTGTCGTTACCACGATTGCAACTGACAAAACTGGTACACTCACAAAGAATCAGCTCACCGTTCAGGACACGTGGCGCCCCAAGGGTATTTCCACGCAACTTTTAGCTCATTATACTTCTTATGCCGTTAACTATGCGGCTGAAAAAATGCACGATCCGCTCGATACAGCCATGGATATATTCGTAGAAGGAAAGGTGAAGCGTCCGTCGGCAAAACCTTTAAAGAGCCTTCCGTTCAACCAGGCATTCGCTATGAGCGGTAATCTGTGGCACAACGGCAGTACCTATACGCTTGCTATAAAAGGGGCACCCGAGCATGTACTTTCCCGCAGCGATCTTACTGAAGGCGAGCGCGAGAAGGCCAGCCTTGCACTTCATGAACTAACTGCCAGCGGTTATCGTGTGATCGCTATAGGTCATATGGAGCTTGTCAAACCGCTTAATGGCTTCGAAGATCTTCCCGCTAAAGCGGCGCTGGAGTTCGATGGCTTTTTAGCGGTTGCCGACGTGCTCCGCCCTGAAGCTAAAAAAGCCATCCATACTGCGCTTCGGGCCGGCGTTACTGTTCGGATGATAACGGGTGACCACTTTGAAACCGCATACCAGATAGCCAGGCAACTCGGTATGGTTCAGAGCAGAAACGAAGTCTTTGATAGTCGCCATATGAGTGTTATGAGTGATGAGGAGCTCCGAAGCAAGATTGATTCGATCCGCGTTTTCTCGCGCGTGACACCCGAACATAAATACCGTATTTTGACACTTCTCAAAGAAAAGAACATCACCGCCATGACAGGTGATGGCGTGAATGACGTACCCGCACTAACGAACGCGCACGTTGGAGTAGCCATGGGTAGCGGCGCACAAATTGCAAAAGATGCCGGCGACATCATCCTTATAGACGACAACTTCAAGAGTATCGTTGATGCCATGCATGAAGGTCGCACCATTTACGCCAATATCCGCCGCATGCTCTTCTACTTGCTTTCGACTAACGCCGGGGAAGTAATAACGGCGATACTTTCACTTATCATAGGTCTTCCTATTCCTCTTGTGCCTGTACAAATCTTATGGGTAAACTTGGTCACGGACACATCGATGGTAATTCCTTTAGGGTTAGAGCCTGGTGAGCGCACGGCAATGACAAAAAAGCCGAATGCACCAAATGCTCCTATTTTAGGTAAATTCCTCATTTCGCGCATGATACTCGTCGCACTTACCATGGCACTTCTTACCGTCGGGCTTTACGCGTACTATTCATTCAATTTCGATAACGAATATGGGCGCACAATCGCATTTTGTTCGCTCGTGGTCATGCAGTGGGCAAATGCCTTTAATACACGAAGTGATGATGAGTCACTCTTAAAAAGGCTGCGTGTCTTTAATGGCAAGTTTTATATCGGCCTCGCGATTGGAGTTAGCCTTCAGGCGCTCGCCGTGTTTGGGCCGCTTGCAAGCATTCTCCATGTCAGTTCGGTTGCGATAGGCGACTTGGCAATTACAGGCGCCATTGCATTCGTTATTCCTATATTTGTGGTTGAGGTTCATAAGCTTATTGGACGGCGCTTTCTTAAGCGACATTAGTACCTGTACTATACCTAGATGATCTTTTTACATTCTATTGCTTTTATATAGCCTTTGGGCGGGCATCAGTCCTCAGACCTACGAAGCCTACGATACTTCCTACGATGAGTTCTGGGCGAGACCGATATGTACGCTCTGCCTCCCGAAAGAAAGAGATAACACTTAAAAAAGCAACGCCCCACCTGAAGTATTAGGCGGGGTTCTTTCCTTGTAATTAGGTGTTATGTATTAAACTTTATGTCAAAAATATGATATAGTAGCGAGGCGCATTAGTCATGCTACCTTAACAAGCAAACCTCGAAGGGATCCCCTAGAGAGATGAAGCAAGCCATAGCCCTGATCATCCTTCTCGGACTGATCGCAGGCGGAATCTACGTCGGATACGAGTACTCGCAAGTCGACATCACTTCGCCTCCCAATACCGGCAAAGACTCGGTGGTGTATGCAAAGGACAACAAGGTCCTGGGCCACATCCGAGCCAGCGGGGGAACCCAGCTCAAAGACGAGGAAGTGTCGAGCCTCGTAAAACAGGCACACATGGCGGCCGAGGACCGCGGGTTTTATACTCACGGTGCTGTTTCTTGGCCGCGCATGGCGTTCTCGGTTGTCACGAGCCTGGGATCCGCGGGTGGATCGACGATCGCCCAGCAATACATCAAGAACGCTTTTTTGACGCGAGAGAAGAGCCTTGGTCGCAAGAGCAAGGAGATCATCTACGCGTACAAGCTGATGGACCAGTACACCCCCGATCAAGTCCTCGTGAAGTATGTGAATACGATTCCATACGGACGAGGAACGTTCGGTGTCGAAGATGCTGCCAAGACCTGGTTTGGCATCTCCGCTACCGAGCTCAAGGATATCAATGACCCGTTGCAGGTGGCACGCGCCGCATTTCTTGCTGCGCTTGTTCAGCGGCAAGAGTTTTTTGCCGCCTCAAAGGATAAGCCGTCAAACCTCGTCAATATCGACGCCCTGAATGACAGGATACGATACGTCCTGGATGGACTCCGCAAGGTTGAAGGCGTCGATCAGAAGGACATGGTTCCCCAGGCAGTAATTGACAAGGCGAAGCAACTTTTGCCCTTGAAGGTTACCGATACCGTGAACGCCAGTGGTAGCTCGGCAGATACCGACCCGTATCTTCTGGACTACGTAAAGGACTGGCTGACCGCCTGGCAGATTCAGGTTCTGAAAAACGACGGTATGAGTGACAGTGAGGCTACTGCTCAGGGTGAGAGTGCCAGCAAGGCGCTACTTGCTCGTGGTGGCCTCGCCATCCACACCTCGATCGACAGCAATCTCCAAAACTTGGTTGCCGAGGCTGTTCAAGCCAAGCTTCCAAAAACAGGCCTTTCCGCGGGTGTGGTGATTCTGGACCCACGAACAGGTGCTGTTGCCGCGATGTACGGCGGCAAAAACCACGTGAAGGACGGCTTCAACTACGCCCTCTATGCCAATCGGCAGGTGGGCTCAACAATGAAGACAGTGGTGCTGGCGGATGCCGTCAGTCACGGCATTTCGGTGCAGTCGGTGCTTCCGGCGCCGGCCTACATCAAGATCAATGGCGCAGAAATCTACAACGACGACAGGAAAGCTGCACCCGGTTGCAAGTTGAGCCTGGCCGACGCGATGGCAGTTTCGAACAACCCGGTGCACATCGAGTTGATCAGCGGAAAGATGGCGAGTTGCGACAACCCAGCCGCACTCTCGGATATCCCCGATTACCCGATAAGCCCGGCAAGTGTCGCCGCATTGGCCCACAAGTTGGGCGCCGACGACAGCCTTGTGCCCGGCAAAACGAGTCCGGCAAAACTGGATGAAGTACCGTCGCTTGCTCTTGGTGTTAGTTCGCTGACTCCGTTGAAGTTGGCCTCTATTGGTGGCACCTATGCCAACGGAGGGGTGCACAACAAACCGCACATCATCGACAAAATCGATGACAGCAACGAGGAGAACGTCTACGAAAACGAGACT carries:
- a CDS encoding ABC transporter ATP-binding protein, whose protein sequence is MLAVKNLTKTFQAGHGEVRALQDVTFKVETGEFASIIGKSGSGKSTLLSLLGALDTPTDGEIHVDDTDIAKLSQKKQTDYRARKIGFVFQHYNLIPNLSALENVMLALEFGGVTPMHVRRERASELLNEVGITDDQQLRKPAKLSGGQQQRVSIARALANKPAIILADEPTGNLDTETGKKIFDLLHTLSRSENTTIIAVTHDLEIAGKTDHTFTLKDGKLSIKAK
- a CDS encoding GreA/GreB family elongation factor, with the protein product MSSQTTVYLSKRGMKELKKEVSRLERDRQEAIVTLRELERIDNHEERLKRSERLAQLEILESELSDKKRTLESAKQLPRKRDALKVAIGSVVDLLDTNGRIIRYTIVESIEANPSDGRISTKSPLGRSLLGKQMQEFVEWSVGPRTNRLQLIAIT
- a CDS encoding cation-transporting P-type ATPase, which produces MLYYTKTVKQILKEFDTSEVGLANSDAAERLSKYGRNAIRVRGEPLWRKLIEPFANVFMAVLFIAVIISIYHHAILDALIISIIMLASATIYYIQRFSTERILRSLQKHNTQMVDIFRDGKVVRLDSEQLVPGDIFTLNEGEKVPADARVLVSQSLRVDESQLTGESVPISKQTDALSGEKEVYERSNMLFQGSFVVAGEVRAIVVATGNDTEFGQLAALTTNVSTQSPVQKKIDKLISQIIAVVGAIALVAFGLAVSRGMDITESFRFVLALSVSAVPESLPVAISVVLVLGMRRMAAKKALITAMRSIETIGVVTTIATDKTGTLTKNQLTVQDTWRPKGISTQLLAHYTSYAVNYAAEKMHDPLDTAMDIFVEGKVKRPSAKPLKSLPFNQAFAMSGNLWHNGSTYTLAIKGAPEHVLSRSDLTEGEREKASLALHELTASGYRVIAIGHMELVKPLNGFEDLPAKAALEFDGFLAVADVLRPEAKKAIHTALRAGVTVRMITGDHFETAYQIARQLGMVQSRNEVFDSRHMSVMSDEELRSKIDSIRVFSRVTPEHKYRILTLLKEKNITAMTGDGVNDVPALTNAHVGVAMGSGAQIAKDAGDIILIDDNFKSIVDAMHEGRTIYANIRRMLFYLLSTNAGEVITAILSLIIGLPIPLVPVQILWVNLVTDTSMVIPLGLEPGERTAMTKKPNAPNAPILGKFLISRMILVALTMALLTVGLYAYYSFNFDNEYGRTIAFCSLVVMQWANAFNTRSDDESLLKRLRVFNGKFYIGLAIGVSLQALAVFGPLASILHVSSVAIGDLAITGAIAFVIPIFVVEVHKLIGRRFLKRH
- a CDS encoding transglycosylase domain-containing protein; this encodes MKQAIALIILLGLIAGGIYVGYEYSQVDITSPPNTGKDSVVYAKDNKVLGHIRASGGTQLKDEEVSSLVKQAHMAAEDRGFYTHGAVSWPRMAFSVVTSLGSAGGSTIAQQYIKNAFLTREKSLGRKSKEIIYAYKLMDQYTPDQVLVKYVNTIPYGRGTFGVEDAAKTWFGISATELKDINDPLQVARAAFLAALVQRQEFFAASKDKPSNLVNIDALNDRIRYVLDGLRKVEGVDQKDMVPQAVIDKAKQLLPLKVTDTVNASGSSADTDPYLLDYVKDWLTAWQIQVLKNDGMSDSEATAQGESASKALLARGGLAIHTSIDSNLQNLVAEAVQAKLPKTGLSAGVVILDPRTGAVAAMYGGKNHVKDGFNYALYANRQVGSTMKTVVLADAVSHGISVQSVLPAPAYIKINGAEIYNDDRKAAPGCKLSLADAMAVSNNPVHIELISGKMASCDNPAALSDIPDYPISPASVAALAHKLGADDSLVPGKTSPAKLDEVPSLALGVSSLTPLKLASIGGTYANGGVHNKPHIIDKIDDSNEENVYENETQSNRVLQAKQAGILNQVLTGVFTKGTARGAQVQGHPLAGKTGTTDTDAWMLAYSAVDPKNDDTPAYVCSAWAGYADNRTTSARGGDVWGADVAKICQYFFAGALKGTPTVNFPAADMNAGKVIGLQQEKPVEAPKPQPTTAEPAKAKPTPTTTEEAPTTTKRKPPATTTEQSTVTPSSQGVVTGTVDPGQSVG